The Alteriqipengyuania halimionae genome contains a region encoding:
- a CDS encoding CvpA family protein, whose protein sequence is MTGFDLVVLLIVGLGAITGFMRGFVEEVLGLFAWVCAILAIRFLHTPLTAAIAPYLDFNNGAPVLAFAILLLVPYAVVKVIANNFGESMRNSPLGPFDRLLGFGFGTVKGVIITVFAFSVLVLGYDSVWGISGRPAWMTQARSYTFINSASQSLVEIIAERRQALERERAEESAGTEPETAS, encoded by the coding sequence ATGACGGGTTTCGATTTAGTTGTATTGCTGATCGTGGGGCTTGGCGCGATCACCGGGTTCATGCGTGGGTTCGTGGAGGAAGTCCTCGGGCTGTTCGCCTGGGTCTGCGCAATTCTTGCGATCCGTTTCCTGCACACTCCGCTGACGGCGGCGATCGCTCCCTATCTCGATTTCAATAATGGCGCACCGGTGCTGGCGTTCGCGATCCTGCTGCTGGTGCCCTATGCCGTGGTGAAAGTGATCGCGAACAATTTCGGCGAATCGATGCGGAACTCTCCGCTTGGCCCGTTCGACCGCTTGCTCGGCTTCGGGTTCGGGACGGTGAAGGGCGTGATCATCACCGTTTTCGCGTTCTCGGTCCTGGTGCTGGGGTACGATTCTGTGTGGGGCATCAGTGGACGCCCCGCCTGGATGACGCAGGCGCGGAGCTACACTTTCATCAATTCCGCCAGCCAGTCGCTGGTCGAAATAATTGCCGAGCGTCGTCAGGCGCTGGAGCGTGAGCGGGCAGAGGAATCGGCCGGGACCGAACCCGAAACCGCCAGCTGA
- a CDS encoding iron-sulfur cluster assembly scaffold protein translates to MAGDTAGTAELYTPEMLRLATELADFPLAGEWQNMGEARSTTCGSTLRLGCDLDPDRRIAGLGLQVSACAIGQAAAAIFAHHAVGRNEREIVDCLAGLHAWLAGEGKRPAWPRLDLLDRASNYPGRHGAILLPWTAAAKALSLPAEPE, encoded by the coding sequence ATGGCGGGTGACACCGCGGGTACGGCGGAACTCTATACACCCGAGATGCTGCGCCTGGCGACCGAGCTCGCCGATTTCCCGCTTGCGGGGGAATGGCAGAACATGGGCGAAGCGCGATCGACCACCTGCGGCAGCACGCTGCGATTGGGATGCGATCTTGATCCCGATCGCCGGATCGCCGGGCTTGGCCTGCAGGTAAGCGCCTGCGCGATCGGACAGGCCGCTGCGGCGATCTTTGCACATCATGCCGTTGGCCGGAACGAGCGCGAGATTGTAGATTGCCTCGCCGGGCTCCACGCCTGGCTCGCTGGAGAGGGCAAACGGCCCGCCTGGCCCAGGCTCGACCTGCTCGACCGTGCCAGTAATTATCCTGGCCGTCATGGCGCCATCCTGTTGCCGTGGACGGCTGCCGCCAAGGCGCTTTCCCTCCCGGCGGAGCCGGAGTAG
- the radA gene encoding DNA repair protein RadA yields MAKPKKRYVCQACGSVASRWQGQCGECKEWNSLVEDAPATVFSQKHDLSSGGRLIALEGMEEVGTPPERLTTGLAEFDRALGGGLVAGSAILMGGDPGIGKSTLLLQAAANIAKSGPRNMGGAVYISGEEAAAQVRMRARRLDVADAPVRLASATNVRDILTTLGQGAPPALIVIDSIQTMYSDQIEGAPGTVSQVRGCAFELIRFAKECGSALVLVGHVTKDGNIAGPRVLEHMVDVVLAFEGERSHQYRILRGLKNRFGPVDEIGVFAMGAEGLAEVANPSSLFLSGREDPVAGSAVFPAIEGTRPVLVEIQALVVRLQSGATPRRAVVGWDSGRLAMLLAVLESRCGLNFSSAEVYLNVAGGYRLADPAADVAVCAALVSAMADKPLAARATWFGEVSLAGEVRPVAHSAMRLREAAKLGFDNSNGPPIDEAKSIEGVNHRSIDLLPKLVDRIMGGA; encoded by the coding sequence ATGGCAAAGCCCAAGAAACGTTATGTCTGCCAGGCCTGCGGAAGCGTCGCGTCGCGCTGGCAGGGGCAGTGCGGCGAGTGCAAGGAATGGAACTCGCTGGTCGAGGATGCCCCGGCGACGGTGTTTTCCCAAAAGCACGATCTGTCCTCCGGCGGGCGCCTCATCGCGCTCGAAGGGATGGAGGAGGTCGGCACCCCTCCCGAGCGTTTGACCACCGGCCTCGCCGAATTCGATCGCGCGCTGGGCGGCGGTCTGGTTGCAGGCAGCGCGATCCTGATGGGGGGCGATCCGGGGATCGGGAAGTCGACCCTGCTCCTGCAAGCGGCGGCCAATATCGCCAAAAGCGGCCCCAGGAACATGGGCGGCGCGGTGTATATTTCGGGCGAGGAAGCCGCGGCGCAGGTCCGCATGCGCGCCCGTAGGTTGGACGTGGCCGATGCGCCGGTGCGGTTGGCCAGCGCAACCAATGTGCGCGATATCCTCACCACGCTGGGGCAGGGCGCTCCGCCCGCATTGATCGTGATCGATTCGATCCAGACGATGTATTCCGACCAGATCGAAGGCGCGCCGGGTACGGTGAGCCAGGTGCGCGGGTGCGCGTTCGAGCTGATCCGCTTCGCCAAGGAATGCGGGAGTGCGCTGGTCCTGGTCGGTCACGTGACCAAGGACGGCAACATCGCCGGCCCGCGCGTGCTCGAACACATGGTCGATGTCGTGCTCGCGTTCGAGGGCGAGCGATCGCACCAGTACCGGATCCTGCGCGGGCTCAAGAACCGCTTCGGCCCGGTGGACGAGATCGGGGTGTTCGCGATGGGCGCCGAAGGACTGGCCGAGGTTGCGAACCCCTCGTCGCTGTTCCTTTCGGGTCGCGAAGACCCGGTGGCGGGAAGCGCCGTGTTCCCAGCCATCGAGGGGACACGCCCGGTGCTGGTAGAAATCCAGGCGCTGGTGGTGCGCCTGCAAAGCGGGGCGACACCGCGCCGAGCCGTGGTGGGTTGGGACAGCGGACGATTGGCAATGCTGCTCGCCGTGCTCGAATCTCGCTGCGGACTGAATTTCTCCTCGGCCGAAGTCTATCTCAATGTTGCCGGGGGCTATCGTCTTGCCGATCCGGCCGCCGATGTCGCGGTCTGTGCGGCGCTCGTGTCGGCGATGGCGGACAAGCCTCTGGCGGCACGTGCGACCTGGTTCGGCGAAGTTTCGCTGGCGGGCGAGGTGCGACCGGTCGCCCATTCGGCCATGCGGCTGCGCGAAGCGGCAAAGCTCGGCTTCGACAATTCCAACGGACCTCCGATCGACGAAGCCAAGAGTATCGAGGGAGTTAACCACCGCTCGATCGATCTCCTGCCCAAACTCGTTGACCGCATCATGGGTGGGGCCTAA